One window from the genome of Propionispora hippei DSM 15287 encodes:
- a CDS encoding thiamine pyrophosphate-dependent dehydrogenase E1 component subunit alpha codes for MKVEKETLLKWYKKMLHTRFFESQVDAFFAKGMIHGTTHLSIGQEAFAIGSTGALREDDLITSTHRGHGECIGKDADVNLMMAELMGKSNGYCKGKGGSMHIADLEKGNLGANGVVGGGFAIAAGAAMTQQMKKTGKVVLCYFGDGASNEGSFHEALNLASIWKLPVVFMCTNNKYGMSMSTERSMNVETVASRAAAYGMPGVTVPGNDVLKVYEATLEAVERARRGEGPSIVEGLTYRWLGHSKSDANRYRTKEEIEEWKTKCPIKAFEKYLMENKVATREELDAITATAKEDIAQAVAFAQAGSYPGIETLEEDVYA; via the coding sequence ATGAAAGTAGAGAAAGAGACTTTGTTAAAATGGTACAAAAAAATGCTGCATACGCGTTTTTTTGAATCCCAGGTAGACGCGTTTTTTGCCAAAGGTATGATTCATGGTACGACTCACTTGTCCATCGGGCAGGAGGCCTTTGCCATCGGTTCCACCGGGGCGTTGCGCGAGGATGATTTGATTACCAGCACCCACCGTGGTCATGGCGAGTGTATCGGGAAAGATGCTGATGTGAATTTAATGATGGCTGAGCTGATGGGTAAATCCAACGGCTACTGCAAGGGTAAAGGCGGCTCTATGCATATTGCCGACCTGGAAAAAGGAAATCTGGGGGCTAATGGTGTCGTTGGCGGCGGTTTTGCTATTGCAGCCGGTGCGGCGATGACTCAGCAAATGAAAAAGACCGGCAAGGTAGTGCTTTGTTACTTCGGGGATGGTGCCAGCAACGAGGGTTCCTTTCATGAAGCACTGAACCTGGCTTCCATCTGGAAGCTGCCGGTTGTCTTTATGTGCACTAATAATAAATATGGCATGTCCATGTCCACCGAACGAAGCATGAATGTGGAAACCGTAGCCAGCCGGGCCGCTGCCTATGGTATGCCGGGTGTCACCGTACCGGGCAATGATGTATTGAAAGTATATGAAGCCACCTTGGAAGCGGTGGAACGGGCCAGAAGAGGCGAAGGGCCGTCGATTGTGGAAGGTCTTACCTACCGTTGGCTGGGCCATTCCAAGAGTGATGCCAACCGGTATCGCACGAAGGAAGAGATTGAAGAATGGAAAACCAAGTGCCCCATCAAGGCTTTTGAAAAATACTTAATGGAAAACAAAGTGGCTACCAGAGAAGAACTGGATGCTATAACCGCCACGGCAAAAGAAGACATTGCTCAGGCTGTAGCGTTTGCTCAGGCCGGTTCCTATCCCGGTATTGAAACGTTAGAAGAAGACGTATACGCGTAA